From the Shewanella amazonensis SB2B genome, one window contains:
- the metA gene encoding homoserine O-acetyltransferase MetA codes for MPVKIPDNLPAAEILSAENIFVMSETRAAHQDIRPMKVLILNLMPNKIETETQLLRLLGNTPLQVDVDLLRIHDKESRHTSLDHMNTFYRDFEDVRHKNYDGLIITGAPLGQLDFEEVTYWDHIREIIDWSQSHVTSVLFLCWAAHAGLYHLYGLKRELLKTKRSGVFVHSRSCDHHPLLRGFDEEFFAPHSRYAEIPVAQIHAHPALQVLAESDEAGAYLVLSRNSRNLFVIGHPEYQKSTLSDEYHRDLAAGINPEIPQNYFRNDDPAQPPVARWHSHGSLLVSNWLNYYVYQLTPYDLSDMSAITPWEASSKS; via the coding sequence ATGCCGGTAAAAATCCCCGACAATCTGCCCGCGGCAGAGATACTGTCGGCCGAAAATATCTTTGTGATGTCAGAAACCCGGGCGGCCCATCAGGACATACGTCCGATGAAGGTGCTTATCCTCAATCTGATGCCCAACAAGATAGAAACAGAAACCCAACTGCTGAGGCTCCTTGGCAATACACCCTTGCAGGTGGATGTGGACTTGCTGCGCATCCATGACAAGGAGTCCCGCCACACCTCGCTTGACCACATGAATACCTTTTACCGGGACTTTGAGGATGTACGGCATAAAAATTATGACGGCCTGATCATCACGGGAGCGCCGCTGGGGCAGCTCGATTTTGAAGAGGTGACCTATTGGGACCACATCCGCGAAATCATCGACTGGTCCCAAAGCCATGTCACCTCGGTATTGTTTTTGTGCTGGGCTGCCCATGCAGGGCTATATCATCTCTATGGTCTCAAGCGTGAATTGCTGAAAACCAAACGCTCCGGCGTATTTGTGCACAGTCGCAGCTGCGACCACCATCCGCTGCTGCGTGGTTTCGATGAGGAGTTTTTCGCCCCTCATTCACGTTATGCCGAAATTCCGGTGGCGCAAATTCATGCTCACCCGGCACTGCAGGTACTGGCAGAGTCTGATGAGGCTGGGGCCTATCTGGTGCTGAGCCGAAACAGCCGTAACCTGTTTGTGATTGGTCACCCCGAATACCAAAAATCCACCCTGAGCGATGAATATCACCGGGATTTGGCTGCGGGTATTAACCCCGAAATCCCCCAAAATTACTTTCGAAATGACGATCCGGCCCAGCCGCCGGTGGCGCGCTGGCACAGCCATGGCAGCCTCCTGGTGAGTAACTGGCTTAATTATTATGTGTACCAGTTGACCCCTTACGATTTGTCCGACATGAGTGCCATCACCCCCTGGGAGGCCAGCTCAAAATCTTGA
- the gndA gene encoding NADP-dependent phosphogluconate dehydrogenase — MQNHTQLHDIGVIGLGVMGKNLALNIADNGYRVAAFDLDGAKVRAAVSQSQAEVAAKPAHSKATQLTGVDSLKSMLCALTSPRLLLLSVPAGAPVDGVCSALIDAGIKPDDIVIDTGNSLWTDTVKREQEYAGKFVFFSSAVSGGEVGARFGPSLMPSGKKEAWDSVAPIWRAIAAKVDNTTGLPIERFEPGNPVLEGEPCTAYIGPAGSGHYVKMVHNGIEYADMQLICEAYQLLSDVLGLSAVEIAAIFERWNRGKLNSYLMGISAEVLRQSDPLTGKPLVEMILDKAGQKGTGLWTAVSSLQIGTPAPTIAEAVYARALSNQKALRTELAGRLAGAMPLQGIDATSFIDELEQALFCAKICCYAQGFQLMAMNAAEQGWELDFAAIARIWRAGCIIRATFLQSITDAFEAEPKLANLLIAKSFAEALSEAQQSWRHLVSKAVLAGVPAPCITSALAYYDGYRRETLPANLLQGQRDYFGAHSFERIDTQAGEKYHLNWSSPARELQKL, encoded by the coding sequence ATGCAAAACCACACCCAATTACACGACATCGGGGTTATCGGCCTGGGTGTCATGGGCAAAAACCTTGCCCTCAATATCGCAGACAATGGCTATCGTGTGGCCGCCTTTGACCTCGACGGTGCCAAGGTGCGCGCCGCCGTCAGCCAATCGCAGGCCGAAGTTGCCGCCAAACCTGCACACAGTAAGGCCACGCAGCTGACAGGTGTGGACAGTCTCAAGTCCATGCTCTGCGCCTTGACCTCACCCAGACTCCTGTTGCTGTCGGTACCTGCCGGTGCGCCGGTAGACGGCGTTTGCTCGGCCCTTATTGATGCCGGTATCAAGCCTGATGACATCGTTATCGACACCGGCAACAGCCTGTGGACCGATACTGTAAAGCGCGAGCAGGAGTACGCCGGCAAGTTTGTGTTTTTCTCTTCTGCCGTTTCCGGCGGCGAAGTAGGCGCCCGTTTTGGCCCTTCACTGATGCCATCGGGTAAAAAAGAAGCCTGGGACAGTGTGGCCCCCATCTGGCGCGCCATTGCCGCCAAGGTGGACAACACCACAGGTTTGCCCATTGAGCGCTTTGAGCCGGGTAACCCTGTACTGGAAGGCGAGCCCTGCACTGCGTACATAGGTCCGGCTGGCAGTGGCCACTACGTAAAAATGGTGCACAACGGTATCGAATATGCCGACATGCAGCTGATTTGCGAAGCCTATCAGTTGCTCTCTGATGTGCTTGGGCTGTCGGCGGTGGAGATAGCGGCTATTTTTGAACGCTGGAACCGCGGCAAACTCAACAGCTACCTGATGGGTATAAGCGCCGAAGTGCTGCGTCAGAGCGATCCCCTCACCGGCAAGCCGCTGGTGGAAATGATTCTGGATAAGGCCGGGCAGAAGGGCACGGGTTTGTGGACTGCGGTCAGCAGCCTGCAAATTGGCACCCCGGCGCCAACGATTGCGGAGGCTGTTTACGCCCGGGCGTTGTCAAATCAAAAGGCGCTTCGTACCGAGTTGGCAGGCCGTCTGGCCGGCGCTATGCCGTTGCAGGGCATAGATGCGACAAGCTTTATCGATGAGCTGGAGCAGGCACTCTTTTGCGCGAAAATTTGCTGTTATGCCCAGGGTTTCCAGTTGATGGCCATGAACGCCGCCGAACAGGGATGGGAGCTGGACTTTGCCGCCATCGCCCGCATCTGGCGTGCCGGTTGTATCATTCGGGCCACCTTCCTGCAGTCCATTACTGATGCCTTTGAGGCCGAGCCCAAACTCGCCAATCTGCTGATAGCGAAAAGCTTTGCCGAGGCGCTGAGTGAGGCCCAGCAATCCTGGCGCCACCTGGTGTCCAAGGCCGTCCTTGCGGGGGTGCCTGCACCTTGTATTACCTCGGCGCTGGCATATTACGACGGCTATCGCCGCGAAACCCTGCCCGCCAACTTGTTGCAGGGTCAGCGCGATTACTTTGGTGCCCACAGCTTTGAGCGTATCGATACGCAGGCGGGTGAAAAATACCACCTCAACTGGAGCAGTCCGGCGCGTGAGTTGCAAAAGCTCTGA
- a CDS encoding SDR family NAD(P)-dependent oxidoreductase codes for MTQATAIIVGASSHLGRELVTQLTQEGTRVGVLVPEPELMTEFIQSLGGNVEIEALPITEPERAIAAFENLWQRMGGAHLVLVNTGLNSYHPDLPWQIDADIIKVNVQGFALICNTAFRLLRLQGYGQLAAINSIAGQRGGPAVAYHASKAFAQNYLEGLSMHAQRLKLPITITDLQLGLLDKAAMQQSRFWLQPLPKVATQILHALKKGKRRAYITRRWALVAWLIRLLPEYIYNTRHWKKKGKH; via the coding sequence ATGACTCAAGCAACTGCAATAATTGTGGGCGCCAGCTCACACCTTGGCCGTGAATTGGTGACTCAACTCACACAGGAAGGCACCCGAGTGGGTGTTCTGGTACCCGAGCCAGAACTGATGACAGAATTTATCCAGTCCCTCGGGGGCAACGTTGAGATAGAAGCCCTACCCATCACAGAGCCAGAACGCGCCATAGCTGCCTTTGAAAACCTGTGGCAGCGTATGGGCGGTGCCCATCTGGTATTGGTCAATACAGGGCTCAACTCCTATCACCCGGATCTGCCCTGGCAGATAGACGCCGATATCATCAAGGTTAACGTGCAGGGCTTTGCGCTGATTTGCAATACGGCGTTCAGATTACTGCGCCTGCAAGGGTACGGGCAACTGGCTGCCATCAACTCCATCGCCGGTCAGCGAGGTGGCCCTGCCGTGGCTTACCATGCGTCCAAAGCCTTTGCGCAGAATTATCTCGAAGGTTTATCGATGCATGCCCAGCGATTGAAACTCCCCATCACCATTACCGATCTGCAACTGGGACTGCTGGACAAAGCCGCCATGCAGCAAAGCCGCTTTTGGTTACAGCCACTGCCCAAAGTCGCCACGCAGATTTTACACGCACTGAAAAAAGGTAAGCGCAGAGCCTACATCACCCGTCGCTGGGCGTTAGTGGCCTGGCTGATACGTCTGCTGCCGGAATACATCTACAACACCCGTCACTGGAAGAAAAAGGGCAAACATTGA
- a CDS encoding SDR family NAD(P)-dependent oxidoreductase, whose product MRFDNQTALISGAASGLGRAYALALAERGASVMLIDCLPEEAAEVQSLLKALDVMGAMSRYWSVDVGEPDAIEAWAAAFEASGAGVDLLINNAGMHTHGSFEHQSITAIRRQLQVDLLGSIALTHALWPGMMNRGYGRVVMSTGVSGLYGDLHQSAFACSKMALIGLVNGLAAEGLPRNVMVNSLCPLAHTAMTDAHLAPQVKPLFSKEIVTASMLFLLSAQAPSGRHLLAGGGSVSELCIAEHRYCYFESDLRTPEVIAAHWSDIANAWPIQKHANGEDQILAFARRAAHEQGIRLD is encoded by the coding sequence ATGCGATTCGATAACCAGACTGCCCTGATCTCCGGTGCCGCATCCGGTTTGGGACGCGCCTATGCGCTGGCACTGGCTGAGCGTGGCGCCAGCGTCATGCTGATTGATTGCTTGCCCGAAGAGGCCGCAGAAGTACAAAGTCTGCTTAAGGCGCTCGACGTCATGGGGGCCATGTCCCGCTATTGGTCCGTTGACGTGGGAGAACCCGACGCCATAGAGGCCTGGGCGGCGGCATTTGAAGCCAGCGGGGCTGGTGTGGATTTGCTTATCAATAATGCCGGTATGCACACCCACGGCAGCTTTGAGCATCAGTCAATTACCGCCATCCGTCGCCAGTTGCAGGTGGACTTGCTCGGCAGCATCGCCCTGACACACGCGCTGTGGCCTGGAATGATGAACCGGGGCTATGGCCGGGTTGTGATGTCCACCGGTGTCAGTGGTCTTTATGGCGATCTGCATCAAAGTGCCTTTGCCTGCAGCAAAATGGCGCTCATAGGCCTGGTAAATGGCCTGGCCGCCGAAGGCCTGCCCCGCAATGTGATGGTGAACAGCCTCTGCCCCCTTGCCCACACCGCCATGACAGACGCCCATTTGGCACCACAGGTCAAACCACTGTTCTCCAAGGAAATAGTGACGGCTTCCATGCTGTTTTTGCTGAGCGCTCAGGCGCCCAGTGGGCGCCATTTGCTCGCCGGAGGCGGCAGTGTCAGTGAACTTTGCATTGCGGAGCACAGGTATTGTTATTTTGAATCTGATCTACGCACCCCCGAAGTGATTGCCGCCCATTGGTCCGATATCGCCAACGCCTGGCCCATCCAAAAACACGCCAACGGTGAAGACCAGATCCTCGCCTTTGCCAGGCGTGCTGCCCACGAGCAGGGCATTCGACTCGACTGA
- a CDS encoding YbaY family lipoprotein has protein sequence MWSKIAKAGRVMAALCILGALSACVTVEEPKPIIINGAAGYLESVVLPPNSTITIAVIDLDTPGIIIAQKTFNVVRAPVPFKFILPAETISSNVNYGVVALIKHNNQVIFQTYDRFPVIHNNKFTTEVVMKPVGR, from the coding sequence ATGTGGAGCAAAATTGCCAAAGCGGGCCGGGTTATGGCCGCCCTGTGTATACTCGGCGCCCTGAGCGCCTGTGTGACGGTAGAGGAGCCCAAACCCATAATCATTAATGGCGCGGCGGGTTATCTTGAGTCTGTGGTGTTGCCGCCAAACAGCACCATTACCATTGCGGTTATCGATTTAGACACCCCCGGCATTATCATCGCTCAGAAAACCTTTAATGTGGTGCGCGCGCCAGTGCCCTTCAAGTTTATTTTGCCGGCCGAGACTATCAGCAGCAATGTGAACTACGGGGTGGTGGCACTTATCAAACACAACAACCAGGTGATTTTCCAAACCTACGATCGCTTTCCGGTGATCCACAACAACAAGTTCACCACCGAAGTGGTGATGAAGCCGGTTGGCAGGTAA
- a CDS encoding nucleotidyltransferase family protein: MSSPISAKPLATDVLQDRLASLVREDAVAMTCLKAAREVMARFGIEEYLLAAGFVRQRVWDSLHGIEPRQLADVDLIYWGAGERALEAQLTEALCKRLTGTPWEVKDQRRMHLRHGDAPYQNLVDAMAAWPEQETAVGIRLTCADRLHIESAWGLESLFALKLTPSPRRPVEVFLQRLRSKDWLARYPKLQLAQP, from the coding sequence GTGTCATCGCCCATTTCTGCCAAGCCGCTGGCCACGGATGTCTTGCAGGACAGATTGGCCAGCTTGGTGCGGGAAGACGCGGTTGCGATGACCTGCCTTAAAGCGGCCAGAGAGGTGATGGCCAGGTTCGGTATCGAGGAGTATCTGCTGGCGGCTGGATTTGTGCGCCAGCGGGTGTGGGATAGCCTCCATGGTATTGAGCCTCGTCAGCTTGCCGATGTTGACCTGATTTATTGGGGGGCAGGGGAGCGTGCCCTGGAGGCGCAGCTCACTGAGGCGCTTTGCAAGAGACTCACCGGTACCCCTTGGGAAGTGAAAGACCAGCGCCGCATGCACCTGCGCCATGGTGATGCGCCCTACCAGAATTTGGTGGACGCCATGGCTGCCTGGCCGGAGCAGGAAACGGCCGTTGGAATCAGGCTCACCTGTGCAGACAGGCTTCACATTGAATCGGCCTGGGGACTGGAATCCCTTTTTGCCCTGAAACTCACGCCATCTCCGCGTCGGCCAGTCGAGGTGTTTTTGCAGCGCCTTCGCTCAAAAGACTGGCTTGCGCGTTACCCAAAACTGCAATTGGCTCAGCCATAA
- the tesB gene encoding acyl-CoA thioesterase II, producing MSQVLNDLLSLLTLETLEIGLYRGQSQDLGFGHVFGGQVMGQALSAARETVEPTRKVHSLHSYFLRAGDESLPIVYDVEIMRDGGSFSARRVKAVQKGRPIFYMTCSFQGEEEGFSHQISMPDVPGPEGLLNQQELAVTLRDKIPEKMLEKFMADAPIEMRIVDPVSPVAPRSREPVRHVWLRANGKVEGDSHVHDALLAYASDFNFLVTAAQPHGVSFLTPGMRMATIDHAMWFHRPLDMNDWLLYSIDSPNASGGRGFVKGHFFNRRGELVASATQEGLMRMKKDSN from the coding sequence ATGAGTCAGGTATTGAACGATCTATTGTCACTGCTGACCCTCGAAACCCTGGAGATTGGACTTTATCGTGGTCAGAGCCAGGACCTGGGCTTTGGTCATGTCTTCGGCGGTCAGGTGATGGGACAGGCTCTGAGCGCCGCCCGGGAAACCGTTGAGCCAACCCGTAAAGTTCATTCACTTCACAGCTATTTCTTACGGGCAGGCGATGAGTCTCTTCCCATAGTGTACGACGTGGAAATCATGCGCGACGGCGGCTCGTTCAGCGCCCGTCGGGTGAAAGCGGTGCAAAAAGGCCGCCCGATTTTTTACATGACCTGCTCCTTCCAGGGAGAAGAAGAGGGATTTTCCCATCAGATAAGTATGCCGGATGTGCCGGGGCCCGAAGGTCTATTGAACCAGCAGGAGTTGGCGGTGACCCTGAGGGACAAAATTCCTGAAAAAATGCTGGAAAAGTTTATGGCCGATGCGCCCATCGAGATGCGCATTGTCGACCCTGTCAGTCCGGTGGCGCCGCGCTCCCGCGAGCCCGTGCGCCATGTTTGGCTGCGTGCCAACGGTAAGGTGGAAGGCGACAGCCACGTGCACGATGCGCTTCTTGCCTATGCCTCTGATTTCAACTTTTTGGTGACAGCTGCCCAGCCGCACGGGGTGTCGTTTTTAACACCGGGCATGCGGATGGCCACCATTGACCATGCCATGTGGTTCCATCGTCCCTTGGATATGAATGATTGGCTGCTATACAGTATCGATAGCCCCAATGCCAGCGGCGGCCGCGGTTTTGTAAAAGGACATTTTTTCAATCGCCGTGGTGAGCTGGTGGCGTCGGCTACTCAGGAAGGATTGATGCGTATGAAAAAGGACAGCAACTGA
- a CDS encoding propionyl-CoA synthetase has product MTTISTSTKMPADPAEALRQEARDNPEQYWRKAADMVDWHKAPSTILDSSQAPLYRWYTDGEINTCYNALDRQVDAGRGSQTAFHYVSPVTETEYSISYTECLAQVKRLAGLLKAQGVNKGDRVVIYMPMVPETAYAMLACARIGAIHSVVFGGFAANELASRINDAKPVMVLSASCGVEPSGVVAYKPLLDAALAQASHKVSKCLILQRPQYEAAMTPGRDLDWQESVASAADADWVPVKATDPLYVLYTSGTTGQPKGVVRDNGGHAVALAWSMRYLYDIEPGDTFWAASDVGWVVGHSYIVYGPLIAGATSVLYEGKPVGTPDAGAFWRTIKKYGVKSFFTAPTAIRAIKREDPEGFFCRNTNLDCLKQMFLAGERCDPDTLLWAQEMLGKPVIDHWWQTETGWPVASNLMGIAQMPIKPGSPARPVPGYQVDVVDEAGNSVGAGEYGNVVIRLPLPPGTLPTLWQNDKRYIDSYLSMYPDCYLTGDAGYMDEDGYLYIMSRIDDVINVAGHRLSTGRFEEVLCQHPAVAEAAVIGVEDKLKGQVPLGLVVLKNGVDITDEQLNKELVALVRSEIGPVAAFKLVSAIPKLPKTRSGKILRATMRKIADNQEYSVPATIEDPATLELVRNTLTRMGYGDARV; this is encoded by the coding sequence ATGACAACAATAAGCACAAGCACAAAGATGCCCGCGGATCCTGCTGAGGCGCTGCGCCAGGAAGCCAGGGATAACCCCGAGCAATACTGGCGAAAGGCTGCCGATATGGTGGACTGGCACAAGGCGCCATCGACCATTCTGGATTCGTCACAGGCGCCTTTATATCGCTGGTACACAGACGGCGAAATCAATACCTGCTATAACGCCCTCGACCGTCAGGTGGATGCCGGGCGTGGCAGTCAGACGGCGTTTCATTACGTCAGTCCGGTAACGGAAACCGAATATTCTATCAGCTACACCGAGTGTCTGGCCCAGGTGAAGCGCCTGGCTGGCCTGCTCAAGGCACAGGGTGTGAATAAGGGTGACCGGGTAGTGATTTACATGCCCATGGTGCCCGAGACGGCTTATGCCATGCTCGCCTGTGCCCGTATCGGCGCGATTCACTCTGTGGTGTTTGGCGGTTTTGCTGCCAATGAACTGGCCAGTCGTATCAATGATGCCAAACCAGTGATGGTGCTTTCAGCTTCCTGTGGGGTTGAGCCTTCGGGTGTGGTGGCCTATAAGCCGCTGCTGGATGCGGCCCTGGCTCAGGCGAGCCATAAGGTCAGTAAATGTTTGATCTTACAGCGCCCTCAATATGAGGCAGCGATGACCCCCGGGCGTGATCTTGACTGGCAAGAGTCTGTGGCCAGCGCAGCCGATGCCGATTGGGTGCCGGTCAAGGCAACCGACCCCCTGTATGTGCTCTATACCTCTGGCACCACCGGCCAACCCAAGGGCGTGGTGCGGGACAACGGCGGCCACGCAGTGGCGCTGGCGTGGTCGATGCGCTACCTCTACGACATCGAACCCGGTGATACCTTCTGGGCCGCCTCAGACGTGGGCTGGGTGGTAGGACACTCTTACATCGTGTACGGCCCTCTGATTGCCGGTGCCACCTCTGTGCTCTATGAAGGCAAACCCGTGGGCACCCCGGATGCCGGTGCGTTCTGGCGCACCATTAAAAAGTATGGTGTAAAGAGTTTCTTTACCGCGCCCACTGCCATTCGCGCCATCAAGCGTGAAGACCCTGAAGGCTTTTTCTGCCGTAACACCAACCTTGACTGCCTTAAGCAGATGTTCCTGGCCGGGGAGCGCTGCGATCCCGATACCCTGCTGTGGGCCCAGGAAATGCTTGGCAAGCCTGTGATTGACCACTGGTGGCAAACTGAAACCGGTTGGCCTGTTGCCTCCAACTTGATGGGGATTGCGCAAATGCCCATTAAGCCGGGCTCGCCCGCCCGGCCGGTGCCCGGATATCAAGTGGATGTGGTGGACGAGGCCGGTAACAGCGTGGGCGCCGGTGAATACGGCAACGTGGTTATTCGCCTGCCATTGCCACCGGGCACACTGCCGACCCTGTGGCAAAACGACAAACGCTACATCGACAGTTACCTCTCCATGTACCCGGATTGTTATCTCACCGGCGATGCGGGTTACATGGATGAAGACGGCTACCTGTACATCATGAGCCGTATCGACGATGTCATTAACGTAGCAGGCCATCGTCTGTCCACGGGCCGGTTTGAAGAGGTGCTCTGTCAGCATCCGGCAGTTGCCGAAGCGGCTGTGATTGGCGTGGAGGACAAGCTCAAAGGTCAGGTGCCCCTTGGCTTGGTGGTACTCAAGAACGGGGTAGACATCACCGATGAACAGCTCAATAAAGAGCTGGTTGCGCTGGTGCGAAGTGAAATTGGCCCCGTTGCCGCCTTTAAGCTGGTCAGTGCCATTCCCAAGTTGCCCAAGACCCGCTCAGGTAAAATCCTGCGTGCCACCATGCGCAAGATTGCCGACAATCAGGAATACAGTGTACCTGCCACCATTGAAGACCCGGCTACGCTGGAACTGGTGCGCAACACCCTGACCCGCATGGGCTATGGTGACGCCCGGGTCTGA
- a CDS encoding YbaY family lipoprotein encodes MKKWLLRVALPMAALVGAVGLGGCASSADDVEISGSVWFRERIALPQDAVLTVQVQDVSRMDVAAEVLGEFKVPVTAVPKDFTLRFKPDTFKQGHTYAVGARITQGDKLLFINTQSYRVDFTQPTGMSVRLDSVGR; translated from the coding sequence ATGAAGAAATGGTTATTGCGTGTTGCCCTGCCGATGGCGGCATTGGTGGGGGCGGTTGGACTGGGTGGATGTGCCAGCAGTGCCGACGACGTGGAGATCAGTGGCAGCGTTTGGTTCAGAGAGCGTATCGCGCTGCCCCAGGATGCGGTGTTGACGGTGCAGGTGCAGGATGTTTCCCGTATGGATGTGGCGGCCGAGGTGCTGGGAGAGTTCAAGGTACCCGTCACCGCAGTGCCCAAAGACTTTACGCTGCGCTTTAAGCCGGACACTTTTAAACAGGGCCACACCTACGCGGTGGGCGCACGCATCACCCAGGGCGATAAACTGCTGTTTATCAATACCCAAAGCTACAGAGTGGATTTCACACAGCCCACCGGCATGTCGGTGAGGCTGGACAGTGTGGGGCGCTGA
- the ompW gene encoding outer membrane protein OmpW, whose product MMKKSYLSGLIAASLLSVVSASAFAHQAGDIIVRAGAVVVAPNESSPVVADVAEFGVSNNTQLGLNFGYMLTDNWAIELLAATPFTHDVSLGVLGKIAETKHLPPTLVAQYYFGNANSAFRPYVGVGVNYTNFFDTEFTNDLDGALTDLSLSTSVGWAAQVGFDYSFNKNWMLNASVWYADISTDVKFNLGDTPVVVETDIDPWVYMVSVGYKF is encoded by the coding sequence ATGATGAAGAAATCCTATCTGTCCGGTCTGATCGCTGCCTCCCTGCTGTCTGTTGTTTCTGCCTCTGCTTTTGCGCACCAGGCTGGCGATATTATCGTGCGTGCCGGTGCTGTTGTTGTTGCACCCAATGAGTCCAGCCCAGTCGTGGCTGATGTGGCCGAATTTGGTGTGAGCAACAACACTCAGCTGGGTCTGAACTTTGGCTACATGCTGACCGACAACTGGGCCATCGAACTCCTGGCGGCTACACCATTCACCCATGATGTGTCTCTTGGCGTGTTGGGCAAGATTGCCGAAACCAAGCACCTGCCTCCGACGCTGGTTGCCCAGTACTACTTTGGCAACGCCAATTCCGCCTTCCGCCCTTACGTGGGTGTGGGTGTGAACTACACCAACTTCTTTGACACCGAATTCACCAACGATTTGGACGGTGCCCTGACCGATTTGAGCCTGTCCACTTCAGTGGGTTGGGCCGCCCAGGTAGGTTTTGACTACAGTTTCAACAAAAACTGGATGCTGAACGCCTCTGTGTGGTACGCCGACATCAGCACAGACGTGAAATTCAACCTGGGTGATACCCCTGTTGTGGTTGAAACTGATATCGACCCATGGGTTTACATGGTGAGTGTGGGTTATAAATTCTAA
- a CDS encoding 1,4-dihydroxy-2-naphthoate polyprenyltransferase produces MNPWILAIRPRTLPAAIGPLLVGNTLALGLESFSITIAIASMICALLLQIAVNLANDYFDFKSGVDTEERLGPVRVTQSGLIAPARVKAAMIASLLAALAVGSYLIWHGGAPIAVLAAASILGALCYSGGPYPLASHGLGEVAAFVFFGLVAVVGSFYLQSGFASMDAWILGAAIGLFNAAIMLVNNTRDIRTDTRAGKRTLAVRIGEAQSRVLYQALVYLPFGLIIGSFLMGLLPGWPVLLSGLSLVIARRLSREFSETSGGALNPLLGRTARLTLVFSVLFSVGLLIPAQA; encoded by the coding sequence ATGAACCCCTGGATCCTTGCCATCAGACCCCGTACCCTGCCAGCGGCTATCGGCCCACTCCTGGTGGGAAATACCCTCGCGCTCGGTCTGGAAAGCTTCAGCATTACTATTGCCATCGCCTCGATGATCTGTGCCCTGTTGTTGCAAATTGCCGTGAACCTGGCCAATGACTATTTTGATTTTAAAAGCGGCGTGGATACCGAAGAGCGCCTGGGCCCTGTGCGGGTAACCCAAAGTGGCCTGATAGCCCCGGCCAGGGTTAAAGCGGCCATGATAGCGTCTTTGCTGGCGGCGCTTGCGGTCGGCTCTTATCTGATTTGGCACGGAGGCGCCCCCATCGCCGTGCTCGCCGCCGCCTCCATTTTGGGTGCGCTTTGTTACAGCGGCGGGCCCTATCCCCTCGCCTCCCACGGTCTGGGTGAAGTGGCCGCCTTTGTGTTTTTCGGCTTGGTCGCGGTTGTGGGCAGCTTTTATCTGCAGTCGGGCTTCGCCTCCATGGATGCCTGGATACTGGGTGCAGCAATTGGCCTTTTCAACGCCGCCATCATGCTGGTCAACAACACCCGGGACATCCGCACCGACACCCGCGCCGGTAAGCGCACCCTGGCGGTACGCATCGGCGAAGCCCAGTCACGGGTGCTGTATCAGGCATTGGTGTATTTGCCTTTTGGCTTGATTATCGGCAGTTTTCTGATGGGCTTACTGCCGGGCTGGCCTGTGCTCCTGTCCGGCTTGTCTCTGGTCATCGCAAGACGCCTGTCCCGGGAGTTCAGCGAGACCAGCGGCGGCGCCTTAAACCCCTTGCTGGGCCGCACCGCGAGGCTGACGCTGGTGTTCAGTGTACTCTTTTCCGTTGGGCTGCTTATTCCGGCTCAGGCCTGA